CAGATAATCGCGGTCTGAAACGCCGTCCATACTGTTTAAAGTTGGTCCATAAAAGCCAAGCAGTTCCGCAGTATACTCGCGGTCTAACGGATAAGTTGTACCGGCAAGCGCCCCGGAACCGAGCGGGCAGTAATTCATACGCTCGTAAATATCATGCAGACGCAGACGGTCACGCTTGAACATTTCAAAATAAGCACCCATATGATGTGCCAGCGTGATCGGCTGTGCTTTCTGCAAATGGGTAAAGCCCGGCATGATCGTCTCTGTATTTTCTTCCATAATATGTAAGATCGTGGTCAGAAGTTCTTTTAACAGTCCATCCACTGCAAGCACCTCGTCTCTGGTGTAAAGACGCATATCAAGTGCCACCTGGTCATTACGGCTGCGTCCGGTATGAAGCTTTTTACCGGTATCACCGAGACGGTCGATTAAATTTGCCTCCACAAAACTGTGAATATCTTCGTATTCTGATGTGATCTCTAATTTTCCGCTCTCCACATCTTCTTTGATCTCCTGCAGTGTCGTGACGATATCGTTCATTTCCTGTTCTGTTAAAATACCCTGTTTTCCAAGCATTTTTACATGTGCGATACTGCCCTCGATATCCTGTTTATAAAATTTCTGATCAAATGTGATAGACGCATTGAAATTATATACAAGCTGGTCTGTTGCCTTTGTGAAACGTCCTCCCCATAACTGTGCCATATCTAAATCCTCACTTTCGTTGTCATAATTAC
The Roseburia rectibacter DNA segment above includes these coding regions:
- the argH gene encoding argininosuccinate lyase produces the protein MAQLWGGRFTKATDQLVYNFNASITFDQKFYKQDIEGSIAHVKMLGKQGILTEQEMNDIVTTLQEIKEDVESGKLEITSEYEDIHSFVEANLIDRLGDTGKKLHTGRSRNDQVALDMRLYTRDEVLAVDGLLKELLTTILHIMEENTETIMPGFTHLQKAQPITLAHHMGAYFEMFKRDRLRLHDIYERMNYCPLGSGALAGTTYPLDREYTAELLGFYGPTLNSMDGVSDRDYLIEFLSACATIMMHLSRFSEEVIIWNSNEYQFVEIDDAYSTGSSIMPQKKNPDIAELVRGKTGRVYGALMSLLTTMKGIPLAYNKDMQEDKELSFDAMDTVKGCVALFNGMLATMRFNKERMRQSANHGFTNATDAADYLVNHGVPFRDAHGIVGRIVLYCLDKKIPIDDMSLEELKAISPVFEEDIYDAISMETCVNKRLTIGAPGREAMEKVIEKEREYLSKEWM